The stretch of DNA CTCAGCGCACCACCAGCGCCACCGGTTCCGCCTGTACCCGCAGCGGCATTCCGGCAGATTCGGCGTCCAGCCACGCGGTCAAGCGGTAGGTTCCCAGCGTCAGGGGCGGCAGCATGCGCTTCAGCGTCAGCGTATCGCCGGGGGCCAGCGTGCGCGTCAGCAGGATTTCGGTACAGCCGATGCGCCCGCCCATGCTCGGGGCAGAAACCGCCTTGCCATCAGCTCGAATAACAGCCACCAGCGGCGGTAACTCGCACGAACCCCAGTTCACCTGCGGTGTGTAGCGGAAGCTGATCGGGCGGCTGGATGTATTGCGAATGCCCAGAATGACCGTCACGCCCTTCACATCGGCAGAGGCGCTGGCAACGGCGATCAGGCCGGGGGTGGCAGGCAGTGGAGCAGGCACTTCCAGCAGCGGTTTGGAGGGTGTGGGAGTGGATGCAGCGGGCGGGAGTTCAACCGGAGCAGAGGCAGCGCGCGGCGCAGGCGCGGCTATCGGCTCTGGGGCAGGCGCAACAACAGGCGCAGGGGCAACAGGCGTCGGCCCCCGCAGACTGCCAAGCACGGCACACCCGCTCAGTAGGGCAGGCAGCAGCAGCAGCGCCAGTCGCTTTCCTGTAAGCCGTTTCACCGCACCGTCACCCGCACCGGTTGGGCCGAGAGTTTGATAGGCACAGCATTGGCTGATACCGCGTTGGCAGATGCACCGTTGACCGAACCTGCGAACCAGCCCTCGATCATGTGTTCACCGGGCGGCAAGTCCAGATCACGGGTGTAGGTCACAGCCTCGCCCTTGCCTGCCGTGTCAGTACGGAAATCTTGGGCACACAATCTGGGTTCTCCGGCCACCGGATACACCACTTCCCGCGTGCCCACCCGCAAAACCCGCACCAGCGGCGCAAGGGCGCAGTTCTGATCGTTGTCGCGGGCTGCACCAAGTCGCAGGGCAGCAGCACCAGCATTGGCAACGCTAAGGCTCAGCGGTACGCGGCCCACCACATTACGCGGCGCAGTCAGCGTGGCGGTCAGTCCGATTGGAACAACCACCGGAGGAGACGGCATGCCCACCGAACTCCCCACTGGAATGGGGGCTGGTTCCACAAAAATAGGCTGCCAGTTCTCTGTGGGCGGCAATTCAGGCAGCGCGGCGGCCTGCGCCCCCATCCAAGCAGGCCAGAGCAGGACGGCAGCAAGCAAGGCGGGACGCAGAGTCATAGCCTTAGGGTACGGCGGAAGTGTGACGGGTGGCTGACACGTCGGTCTAAGAGTGCGGTGTCTAAGAGTCTAAAGGTCGAGGGCTCAAGGCAGGCAATCGCTGGCGCCCACCCCCTCACCCCGCTGCCGATGCAGCGCCCCTCTCTACTGCGTAGCTCTACGAGTCCCACGAGGGGCGAGGGCTAACGGCTTTGGACTTGATTCCGGCCTTTTCTTACTCCCTTAGACGCCCTTCTTGCCACCACTCAAGGCTTCCCCTGTGCCCCATAAAACGCCGCGATTCCCCCCGCAATCGCCTGCGCCAACCGCTCCTGGCCGCCCCTGTCAATCAGGATTCGCAGGTTGCCGGGATCGGTGAGGTAACCCAATTCCACCAGCAGGCTGATCTGGGTACTGGGACGGGTCAGGGCCAAGTTTGCGCCGGGTTTCAGGCCTGCGCCGGGGCCGAGGTCGGGCAAGGTGCGGCGCAGGGAGGCCAGAATCTGGGCCGAGACGCCCGCCGCCTGCGGGTGCGTAAAGTAGATTTCCGGCCCCCGGATGCCGCGTGGGTCGCGTCCATCGGGCAGGGCGTTGGCGTGGACAGACACCAGCAGATCGCTGCGGGCGGCTTCGGCGGCCTCTCCGCGTTCGTACAGGCCCAGCGTCACGTCTGCCGTGCGGGTCAGGTTGACGGTGGCCCCCTGCGCCCGCAAAAGTTCGGCGGCCCGCAAGGTAATGGGCAGCACCAAGTCTTTCTCGGGCACGCGCAGGCTACCCGCCCCGCCCCACTGCGTGCCGCCATGCCCCGCGTCCAGTGTAATGACACGGCCTGCCAGCGGTTGAGACGGATTCAAAACAGGCGGGCGGCGCACCGTCAGCAGCAAGTCGGGGCCGTCGTAATTGGCGCTAAAGCCCCACGCCTGAGCCGCCGTCAAGTCCAGCGTCAGGCGCGACACACCCAGGCCAGCGGGCGCAACCGTGAGGCGCGAGAGGAGTGGGTCGGCAGGGACAGTGTTGACGGCAGGCGGCGCGGATAGGCTGTACAGCGTGAGCGTCAACCTACGCCCACCGTCGGTTTGTTCCAGCGTAAAGGGCACGCGCAGGCCACCCAGCGGCACCCGCACGCGCAAATCGTCGGTTGGGGTGGGCAGGACTGGGGACAGTGCTCCGGGTTGAGGGTTGACCTGTTTGGGGCGCATCGGTTGCGGGGCCAGTTCGGGCAGAGTGGACGCGGGCGTGGCTGGGTCAGCGGGAGTGGGCGCAGGCTCCGGCGTGGGCAATTCGGGCGGGGTGACGGGTACGGGAGCAGTCGGCATGGGCAAGACTTCTGGCAGGGCGGGTGGAACAGCGGGCAGACCGTCGAGCGATATGGTTCCTGCCGTTCCCACACGCGGCGCACCGGGCGTCAGGGTTACCTGAGCCGCCGTGACCAACGCCGACACGCCGGGGGCCAGCCGCACACGTAGATCGTCGCCTTGCCGCCCCACCGCCGCAAACGTCATGCCATTGCGCGGGTAGAGGAAAGGATCGCCGCTGAGGGTGGTCAGAAGGTTGGTGGCGTCGTTGAGGCCCAAGCCACGCACCGTTCCGGGGCGCTGGGTGGCGGTCCGTGGGCCAGCCGCCGTGGTGGTCAGGCGTCCGGGGGCAGCGGCAGCGGTGGTGCGCCCGTCGCGGCCCATGAGGGACACGGTAAAGGCGGCATTCTGCACGCGGGCAGCGGCGGCCAGCGTGTAGGTGGCCGAATACTGGCCCGCTGGCCCTTCCTGCATGGCCTGCACCGCGCCCCCCGCCAGCCGGAAGGTGGCCCGGCCCCCCGGCGATCCCCGGAAACTAACCCGGATACTGCGTTCGGCGGGAGAATCGGCGGCGGCGTCCCAGAATTCCAGGTCGGTGCGGGGCGTCACGCTTTCGCGGTCAATGGTGGTGGGCGTGGCAGGCAGGGCGCGGGGCACGGCGCGGATGACCCTCAGGGTACGGCTGCCCGTCTGCCCACCCGACGAGGCCA from Deinococcus sp. QL22 encodes:
- a CDS encoding N-acetylmuramoyl-L-alanine amidase; translated protein: MPLLSRFALLAALLAVPLASSARAAPDVFVAYPPEGHRVAFDHVILEGSVAPGASLKVSGQTVNVGPDGLFMLWWPLRVGTNDLRLVASSGGQTGSRTLRVIRAVPRALPATPTTIDRESVTPRTDLEFWDAAADSPAERSIRVSFRGSPGGRATFRLAGGAVQAMQEGPAGQYSATYTLAAAARVQNAAFTVSLMGRDGRTTAAAAPGRLTTTAAGPRTATQRPGTVRGLGLNDATNLLTTLSGDPFLYPRNGMTFAAVGRQGDDLRVRLAPGVSALVTAAQVTLTPGAPRVGTAGTISLDGLPAVPPALPEVLPMPTAPVPVTPPELPTPEPAPTPADPATPASTLPELAPQPMRPKQVNPQPGALSPVLPTPTDDLRVRVPLGGLRVPFTLEQTDGGRRLTLTLYSLSAPPAVNTVPADPLLSRLTVAPAGLGVSRLTLDLTAAQAWGFSANYDGPDLLLTVRRPPVLNPSQPLAGRVITLDAGHGGTQWGGAGSLRVPEKDLVLPITLRAAELLRAQGATVNLTRTADVTLGLYERGEAAEAARSDLLVSVHANALPDGRDPRGIRGPEIYFTHPQAAGVSAQILASLRRTLPDLGPGAGLKPGANLALTRPSTQISLLVELGYLTDPGNLRILIDRGGQERLAQAIAGGIAAFYGAQGKP